A part of Cotesia glomerata isolate CgM1 linkage group LG4, MPM_Cglom_v2.3, whole genome shotgun sequence genomic DNA contains:
- the LOC123263961 gene encoding uncharacterized protein LOC123263961, with the protein MDSCKKKYWALVKWVGGVDDKTYTVGIYTQHIKNFNYEEFTSEEEDPEKIYVIEWHDQSKEPPGGWICYQARVIAVSNSRNVLNKKLKALDGIVSPKTINTQETVPINRKEPQAHCSHSVVDLLTEEDEENPEENTSVRKKIRFENENTSENNDSLIDVIEDHKKDQNDDNLTIKVGEKNRSSASKETGKITPVIQINEEVGHQYVTKEDLMKALREIQQHQQPSTSQALQPRQKTKNSPSLGLPGSTSSGLKMKEIGDPGSNVFINEEQYSAAECAAIPSAMTKNLLVSIFGLDILSKSNYKGGAPKTTKDGTKVQHDRLDFVKLNAIQQFVTKRFKNFKSSDFGRAVNNKCNKVRYELRQSKIPGKEKKDDDNSGSKDDDNSGMD; encoded by the exons ATGGATAG ttgtaagaaaaaatattgggCCCTGGTAAAATGGGTCGGAGGTGTCGATGACAAAACTTATACTGTTGGGATATATACTcaacatattaaaaattttaattatgaagaATTTACCAGTGAAGAAGAGgatcctgaaaaaatttacgTAATTGAATGGCATGATCAATCTAAAGAACCACCTGGTGGTTGGATATGCTATCAGGCGAGAGTAATTGCGGTTTCAA attCTCGTaacgttttaaataaaaaattaaaagctcTAGACGGTATTGTATCACCGAAAACGATAAATACCCAAGAAACAGTACCAATTAATCGTAAGGAACCTCAAGCCCATTGCAGTCATTCAGTAGTCGATCTATTGACAGAAGag GATGAAGAAAATCCGGAGGAAAATACTTctgtacgaaaaaaaattaggtttgaaaatgAGAACACGAGTGAAAATAACGACAGTTTAATTGATGTTATTGAAGATCATAAGaag gaTCAAAATGATGATAATTTAACTATCAAAGTTGGGGAAAAGAACAGAAGTTCTGCTAGCAAAGAGACCGGAAAAATTACACCAGTAATTCAGATCAATGAAGAAGTTGGGCATCAATATGTCACAAAAGAAGATTTGATGAAAG CCTTGCGAGAAATTCAACAACATCAGCAGCCTTCGACATCTCAAGCTTTACAACCCAGACAGAAAACTAAGAACAGTCCTTCACTTGGTCTTCCTGGTAGTACATCAAGTGGTCTTAAAATG aaagaaATTGGTGATCCAGGGAGCAACGTTTTCATTAATGAAGAACAATATTCTGCTGCTGAGTGCGCTGCGATACCTTCAgcaatgacaaaaaatttgttagtaTCTATCTTTGGTTTAGATATTTTGTCCAAGAGCAATTATAAAGGCGGAGCACCCAAAACTACCAAAGATGGAACAAAAGTTCAGCATGATCGTTTGGATTTTGTGAAACTAAATGCCATTCAAC aatttgtaacaaaacgttttaaaaattttaaaagcagTGATTTTGGAAGGgctgttaataataaatgcaatAAAGTCAGATATGAACTTCGCCAATCTaag attccTGGAAAAGAGAAGAAAGACGATGACAATTCTGGTTCAAAAGACGATGATAATTCTGGCATGGACTAA
- the LOC123263960 gene encoding uncharacterized protein LOC123263960, which produces MSWPYLLVEGVTQEVGRVVLESYEDETENNPGSTFLSDNCHNDNTAENDQLSTRSPPVDSALPNVTADIHNSEDENDDLDEEDPYNYCDSSDTQSEDLNAINDDNHDSNSEEVSVNNNGIEGTDENPRNFQDQDNNDHTIHVPDSDKNEIHYPKSVLVRSLLLLAVKMRKNIDNETVTYISKLIDAIADEPLCYNSTYHFNNIINQYTVPIEIHHLCSNCKKHIGSELYSSDADLLESDDETEHPALHCDKCNIDIDLKQNRNIGNIFLHLSLTQQLQKFCEHNHENLMYAKNRSKQCSYAIEDIFDGHLYRKNNFDDLPDDIITLNFSVDGTPLFKASQTSITPVLCTVNEINPKIRKNHIILTSLYLGTDKPDMDEYLKPFVEETKILFNTGFQYKYSNVEYHKKCQILIGICDSVERPKLRGSKSFRGEYGCGLCKHKGEEIAKGRGYVRIFPIDEDGNAHGEGLRSHTETLIHANNVEKGIKHRSVLCDIPKFDIIKNLAPDWMHCVALGVCRQFLKLWFDSSYHDREFYFGNHISAIDKLLLSFKPSMDVSRTPRTMSKDRLHLKAHELVIWLLMYSLPILKLFLPNKFLTHWSLLVEGISILLKTSITEVDVYCAQRNLFQFVKETEELYGKEHISFNLHLLTHLPESVLNWGPLWTHSAFCYENFHQFLKKLVKSSNQADQQILKSFRSQMAFYKLLDLCDESLTFRQRKLLCELTNKKILQ; this is translated from the exons ATGAGTTGGCCATATTTACTTGTAGAGGGAGTTACA CAAGAGGTTGGACGAGTTGTACTTGAAAGTTATGAGGATGAAACTGAGAATAACCCAGGATCAACGTTCCTTTCAGACAACTGTCATAACGATAATACAGCGGAAAATGATCAACTGTCGACTAGGAGTCCACCAGTTGATTCGGCACTACCTAACGTGACCGCTGATATTCATAACTCGGAAGATGAAAAT GATGATCTTGATGAAGAAGATCCTTATAATTATTGCGATAGCAGTGATACACAATCAGAAGATTTAAATGCAATTAATGATGACAATCATGATAGCAATAGCGAAGAAGTAAGCGTCAACAACAACGGTATAGAAGGCACAGATGAGAATCCACGTAACTTTCAGGACCAAGATAATAATGATCATACGATTCATGTTCCTGATTCAGATAAAAACGAGATTCATTATCCAAAATCCGTGTTAGTACGATCTTTATTGCTTTTAGCTGTTAAAATGAGGAAAAATATAGATAATGAAACCGTTACATACATTTCCAAGTTAATTGATGCTATCGCCGATGAACCATTATGTTATAACTCTACGTAtcattttaataacataattaatCAGTATACCGTGCCGATAGAAATTCATCATTTATGTTCGAATTGCAAGAAACATATTGGTTCAGAATTATATTCATCGGATGCTGATTTGTTGGAGTCGGATGATGAAACTGAACATCCAGCATTGCACTGTGACAAATGCAATATTGATATTGACTTGAAGCAAAATAGGAACATCggtaatatatttttacatttatctCTGACGCAgcaattgcaaaaattttgtgaaCATAATCATGAAAATCTCATGTACGCAAAAAATCGGTCAAAGCAATGTTCATACGCAATTGAAGATATTTTTGATGGACATTTatatcgaaaaaataatttcgatGACTTACCAGACGATATAATTACGTTGAATTTTAGCGTTGATGGAACTCCGTTATTTAAAGCTTCGCAGACTTCCATAACTCCTGTACTATGTACAGTTAATGAGATTAATCCAAAAATACGCAAGAACCATATTATTTTGACAAGTTTATATTTAGGTACTGACAAACCTGATATGGATGAATACTTAAAACCTTTCGTTGAAGAAACaaagatattatttaatactgggtttcaatataaatatagtaaCGTTGAGTACcacaaaaaatgtcaaattttaattGGAATTTGTGATTCTGTTGAGCGACCAAAATTGAGAGGATCTAAATCATTTCGTGGGGAATATGGTTGTGGCTTATGTAAGCATAAAGGAGAAGAAATCGCGAAAGGTCGCGGCTATGTTCGAATATTCCCAATAGATGAGGATGGTAACGCTCACGGAGAAGGATTACGATCTCACACAGAGACATTAATTCATGCtaataatgttgaaaaagGCATAAAACATCGTTCTGTATTGTGTGACATACCAAAATTTGACATTATTAAGAATTTAGCACCTGATTGGATGCATTGCGTCGCGCTAGGAGTCTGTAGACAATTTTTGAAGCTTTGGTTTGATTCCAGTTACCATgatagagaattttattttggcAATCATATTTCCGCAATTGACAAACTACTACTGTCTTTCAAACCATCAATGGATGTTTCAAGGACTCCAAGAACGATGTCAAAGGATAGGTTACATCTAAAAGCGCATGAACTAGTTATATGGCTACTAATGTATAGCTTACCTatcttgaaattatttttaccgaACAAGTTTCTCACACACTGGAGTTTATTAGTTGAAGGAATttcaatattgttaaaaacatCTATTACAGAAGTAGATGTCTACTGTGctcaaagaaatttatttcaattcgtGAAAGAAACTGAAGAACTATACGGAAAAGAACACATATCATTCAATCTGCATTTATTAACGCACTTACCTGAAAGTGTTCTCAATTGGGGACCACTATGGACACATAGTGCGTTCTGTTACGAGAactttcatcaatttttaaaaaaacttgttaAAAGCTCAAATCAAGCTGACCAACAAATATTGAAATCGTTTCGATCTCAAATGGCTTTCTACAAACTACTAGATCTCTGTGATGAAAGTTTAACTTTCCGCCAAAGGAAATTACTTTgtgaattaacaaataaaaaaatccttcaaTAG
- the LOC123263962 gene encoding probable basic-leucine zipper transcription factor O — protein sequence MDVDISNYDNNNNNSDNNSEENIDSNDKNYNNNGNDSNNNVGEFDNDNVNYYCAVETDDVANHKISSHPSQLSQKSLESNTSRIISDYEDEMPKQQVPKIDIMTPELAAALDRANVTSRMATYIIAALLSCLNIDCASVNFSHVTIH from the coding sequence ATGGATGTTGATATCAgcaattatgataataataacaataatagtgataataatagtgaAGAGAACATTGATAGCAATgataaaaactataataataatggtaatgatagtaataataatgtcgGAGAGTTTGATAACGACAATGTCAACTATTATTGTGCAGTTGAGACTGATGATGTTGCTAATCATAAAATATCAAGTCATCCATCTCAATTATCCCAGAAATCTTTGGAAAGTAATACTTCTCGTATAATCTCTGATTATGAAGATGAAATGCCAAAACAACAAGttccaaaaattgatataatgaCACCAGAACTTGCTGCGGCTTTGGATAGAGCTAACGTGACTAGTAGGATGGCGACTTACATTATTGCTGCTTTATTATCTTGCTTGAACATTGATTGTGCAAGCGTAAACTTTAGTCATGTGACTATTCActag